The Pseudophryne corroboree isolate aPseCor3 chromosome 2, aPseCor3.hap2, whole genome shotgun sequence genome has a segment encoding these proteins:
- the LOC135050833 gene encoding uncharacterized protein LOC135050833, which yields MQLFTLCYLLQSWRRRAQFFAERATYRRKYLKRRRARISSTVVISLITMNCTPSRRMWMRDRRHGEAFMQTILAYQEEQWMSNFRMSRATFEYVLELLSPAITMQTTRFRKPIEPARRLAIALWWYATPGEYRTVSSLFGVGIGTVCKIVYQVTRALLDTMYHRFISLPQGQRLDETIKGFKKRGYPQCAGAIDGTHIPIIAPHDNPADYYNRKGWHSIVLQAVVDHKYCFTDVFIGWPGRSHDARVLANSDLYSIAEDKLGGWLFPREKSVIVHGVDIPVHLIGDAAYPLQRWLMKGYTQHVHLSPEQTSYTHALSSARMAVENAFGRLKGRWRCLMKRNDVDLKIMPDIVAACCILHNICEIQKENFLPEWNVHDHGAGVTVHDAPGLVGGHDAASECIRATIAANLQTMLQ from the exons atgcagcttttcaccttgtgctacctactgcagagctggagaaggagagctcaattctttgcagagagggctacctatcgacgcaaatatttgaaaaggaggagagcgcgtatatcatccactgttgttatttctttaataacaatgaactgtacaccaagccgaagaatgtggatgagagatcgcagacatggggaagcattcatgcagactattctagcatatcaggaggagcagtggatgtcaaacttcaggatgtctcgcgctacattcgagtatgttttggaactactgtcccccgcaataaccatgcagaccaccaggttccgtaagcccattgagccagccaggaggttagcgattgctctctggtggtatgctacccctggagagtatcgcacagtttccagtttatttggagtagggattggcacggtctgcaagattgtctaccaggtcacgcgggcattgctggataccatgtaccatcgctttatttccttgccacaaggacagcggctagatgagactataaaagggtttaagaagcgtggctacccacagtgtgctggtgccatagatgggacccacatccccatcatcgccccccatgacaacccagcagactattacaatcgtaagggttggcattccattgttctgcaagctgtagtggaccacaaatactg tttcacagatgtcttcatagggtggcccggacggtcacatgatgcaagggttctcgccaactccgatctttacagtattgctgaggacaagcttggtggatggcttttccctcgagag aaatcggtgatcgtacatggtgtggacatcccggtccatctcattggtgatgcagcatacccattacagcgctggctaatgaagggctacacccagcatgttcacttatcccccgaacagacatcatatacccatgccctaagttcggcccgtatggcagtggagaatgcgtttgggcgtttaaaaggacgctggcgctgcctcatgaagaggaatgatgtggacttgaaaataatgccagatatagtagcggcctgctgcattctccataacatatgtgagatacaaaaggaaaactttctccccgagtggaatgtacatgatcatggggcgggggtcactgtacatgatgcaccaggcttggtgggggggcatgacgctgccagcgagtgcataagggccaccattgcagctaatcttcaaacaatgttgcagtag